The genomic window TTAATCAATTCCATCGAATCTGCTGGCAGTTGCACTTGTTCATTTAACCACCAATTAACGATATCTTTAGCGAGGCGATAACATAAAGAATTTCTAATCTGAAAAATAGGAATTTCAATGGTAGATAAGCCAAAACTCATAAAGTTTTTGGGATAACCTCTACCGCCAGGATCAGCTTGCGCCCAAGCTGATTTAATATTATCTCGAATAGATCGCTTATGGGGAGAAAAATCTGAAGTCAAATCTAAGAAAATATTTTGTGCGATCATTTCCCGTATTTGATCGAGTTTAAAGTCACTTTCTCCGTTTTTGGTTCCCACTAAATAGGTAAAATCAAAGGGGGCGCGGTTGCTGCGAACTTCATCAGCTAAGTTCTTACTAAATTGACAATTATATTCGGTTCGATAGTCAGAAAAATAGCTTAATTCCATCATGGCTGCGTAGCCATTTGCTAAGACACGATCACCCACTTTTATGCCAGCAAAAGCTTGAGGCATGGGAACAATAGCAGTAACTAAAGGACTGCCTTCTGCTTCTAACCATTTACGCACACAGTAGCCGATATCGATGAGCATTCCACTTCCAGTTCCTCCAGAAAGTGATCCGGTTACAAACACATTAACGGCGTTGGTACTGACTTTAATACCATAGCGATCTAACATAAAATTTTCACGGCCTTTAATGCGATTTACTGCCTCTACAAATTTATCTCTAATATCATGATAATTACAAAATAAGGCAAATCTTCCACAGGCACGAATTTGTCCGGCACCAGCTTCTAAAGAGGTAATATTTCTTTCTAATTCTCTCGGAAACCAACTATCAATCCAGGGATATTGTTCCATATTAGAAACCATATCGCTAACTTGTTTCCCGCTAACACTAGCCCAATGTTTTTCGTGATCTTTAAATTTACTTCCCCCGGCTTCTGGGTTACTAATTTTATAATCTTTATCCGTATCAACCACTAAAAAACTGAGGATAGGAAACGCCTCTAAACTGCCGTAGGTTTCTTCGACTAATCTGCGTATTCTTGATAATATTTCTGCGCCGGTTCCCCCCACACCCACTAAGACGGTGGGAACCATGCTTTTTTCTTCTACTGCTGCCATGTTCGCCTCCTAATTCTTACTCTCTATTTTAACCTGAGTTCGGGTTAAGCAGATTCAGGTAAAACCCAGTCCATTTCAAGAGAAGGTTTTTTGGGTTGATGACAATAAGCAATTAATCCACAAAGGAGGTTTACACAAAAATTGACAGGACTACGGTGACGAGAATGTTCTATTTGAGAGATATTTTTTAATTGATCAATAATTGTCTCAATAATCGAGCGTTTACGTGATAAAAGCTTGTCGTGAAGTCGCATGAGTTTATTCTTCATATTGCGTCTCGGTTTAGCAAAAAACTCAATTCCCAAATTGTCTAAAAGCTCTGAAGCTAATTTCTGGGAGACATAGCCTCGGTCAGCAAAAATTTTGCCAAAAAGCCCTTCAACAAGTTCTAGGACGGGGTTGCGGTCATCGACATTACCAGCAGTAATGCTGACGTTAAGCAATTCTCCTTGCTCATTAACCACTAAATGCAGCTTAAAGCCAAAAAACCAATCTACTGAAGTTTTACCGCGTGCAGCTAGACCATCAAACACTTTATGCCTTGAAATCCGTCGATTATGACAAACTCCCGACCCACCTGGATTTAAAATCCAGGTGGAAAGCGGGAGTGCATTCCGCACTTTGATGCTCGTAGAATCGAGAAAACTGATCCCACTGCATTGCCCAAAACAATGTTTGAGATAGACACACAAAGGAATTAGGGTCGAAGGCATCCATTCAATAAATCGTTGATAACTAGGTAAATGGGGAAATTCCGCACGAAAATGACAACAAACTTCCTCAAGATAATAATGTTTGAAGTTACGATAGTGATTAGCGTGAAAAACAATTAAAATTGTCATAATCTCACTTAAACATAAGCATTTCCTTCGTTGACGAGTTTGAAAACCATGAGAAATTAATTGTTTATGCCACAATGGTTCAAAAGTTTGGCAAAAGTCATCTACATGGCAAAATGCGGAGCGAACTGTTCCGAGGTTCCCTCGGAACCAGCACGCGCACCAAGATAAAGCATCTATACTAAACATGGGGAGGAGTTACTGAATATTTGTCTTATTTTCAGCTTACTACTCCTTCCTTTCCTTATCCCGAACTCAGGTTCAGTAACTTACCCGTTCATAGCTTCCGTACCTTACTAGAAGATTTGGGAACAATTTGCTTGAATACAGTTGAGTGTACCTTAGAGAGTGGAAAATACGTTTTTGACAAGATTACTCGACCTACTGAACTGCAACAAAAAGCCTTAGATTTATTAGATATTTCTTCAATTTGTACCCAGTAACGACCCCTAGCTAATTCGGCTTATCCCTTATAAAGCATACGTTATGGCATTTTGTCAAAGGGGAAGTTCAGTTATATTTCTGTGCCGAATACTTCAATATAACAAGCGATCGCACTTTAACACAAGGGATAAAATAAGCGATCGCAAAAGGAATTCCTTTGAGATAGCACTTCTAACGATCTATTTCAGTCTCAATAGTAATCATTTTTTCTAAAATTAATTCTATCTGTTCTAAAAATGCTCGATTTTCCAAAAGATTAACAATATTATCTTTATACTCAATTGCGATAAATTCATTTAAGTAATCTCGTTGAGAACACTCCCAAACAGCCACAAAAATATCAGCTAAGTTAAGAAGTACCATTGCACACTCATCTAATCTCTCTTGACCTAAAACGACCATATTTTGATTATTTTCGACTTTTATAAATTCATGATGTCTATGGTAATCAATATGAGTATGCTTAGACAAATAGCCATATAATTTTCCTACTTTTGGCAGAAATTTTTTAAGTTTAGAAATAGCTTGATTTGGTTTTATCTTTGATATGGCTTCACGATCATTTAATTCTGAAGCTTCATATGCCCAAGCTATTTGTTCTAGCATCACCCTAGATACCGCATGACCTTCATAAACATTACCTAAACTATACAGTAAATGTGCAGAAAATAAAGTTGACTCCAATCTTTCTAGAACTAACGAAGACCCAAAAACCCCCATATCTGGATTATCGCGTTCAGAAGTTATCAATCGTTTTCTTGCTTCATGAATATAATTTTTAGCCAAAAAATAAGCTTTTGTATATTCTTTGTCTAGTGATGTTTCTATGTCCTCTGATGGTTCTATATTTTCAACATACGCTTTTCGGGTATAGTCTAAACTGGTTAAACCAAGGGATGTTGCAGCTACTGCTGTCTTGACATTCTGTATTAACTCGTTATAAGGTTCCCCTGCTCAAACTATAGCCATTTCAGTATAAGTCGATATT from Crocosphaera subtropica ATCC 51142 includes these protein-coding regions:
- a CDS encoding IS982 family transposase, with amino-acid sequence MFSIDALSWCACWFRGNLGTVRSAFCHVDDFCQTFEPLWHKQLISHGFQTRQRRKCLCLSEIMTILIVFHANHYRNFKHYYLEEVCCHFRAEFPHLPSYQRFIEWMPSTLIPLCVYLKHCFGQCSGISFLDSTSIKVRNALPLSTWILNPGGSGVCHNRRISRHKVFDGLAARGKTSVDWFFGFKLHLVVNEQGELLNVSITAGNVDDRNPVLELVEGLFGKIFADRGYVSQKLASELLDNLGIEFFAKPRRNMKNKLMRLHDKLLSRKRSIIETIIDQLKNISQIEHSRHRSPVNFCVNLLCGLIAYCHQPKKPSLEMDWVLPESA